A DNA window from Arachis hypogaea cultivar Tifrunner chromosome 18, arahy.Tifrunner.gnm2.J5K5, whole genome shotgun sequence contains the following coding sequences:
- the LOC112770354 gene encoding naringenin 8-dimethylallyltransferase 2, chloroplastic-like, with amino-acid sequence MAFGLLGSSFPTTPTTTGSYAKRGLWCNNRNLTKEYSIRRSLQYNSKLHYKGIEGGSSRSDKFEKKYLMNASSGESYESELKSHDESKSTLESIRNALNSFVKFTRLYAFVGVTSGALSSSLLAVDTFSDISPVLFLKGFLQYMIPVLCMHQYVMGANQLADVEIDKINKPYLPLASGDYSYTRGVIIVGFCLLSSIGLTWMVGSKPLLWTNLITAVLTSAYAFNLPLLRWKRSTILTIISSTITLLTTFNLGAFLHMKTFVLKQAAVYPRSLLLGCLVMGCFYSVISVSKDLADVEGDKALGLKTLAIRLGVKKVFWLCISLIQMAYGVAITLGALSPSLWSKIFTVLAHAIMVLVVWNHASSVDLSNKDSLQAFHMFVFKLVYVENILVLFVR; translated from the exons ATGGCTTTTGGGCTTCTAGGGTCATCATTTCCTACTACTCCCACCACCACCG gttctTATGCAAAGAGAGGTTTGTGGTGCAATAATAGGAATCTCACAAAAGAATACAGTATTAGGAGATCCTTGCAGTATAATTCAAAGCTCCATTACAAAGGCATTGAAGGAGGATCATCTAGAAGTGataaatttgagaaaaaatacTTAATGAATGCATCTTCTGGAGAATCATATGAATCTGAACTAAAATCTCATGATGAATCAAAAAGCACTTTGGAATCTATCAGAAATGCGCTGAATAGTTTTGTCAAGTTTACAAGATTGTATGCATTTGTTGGCGTG ACTTCAGGTGCACTGTCTTCATCGCTTCTTGCAGTGGACACTTTCTCAGATATATCTCCAGTGTTATTTTTAAAAGGATTTTTGCAG TATATGATACCTGTCCTGTGCATGCATCAATATGTTATGGGAGCGAATCAATTAGCCGATGTTGAAATAGATAAG ATCAATAAGCCATATCTTCCTTTGGCATCTGGAGATTATTCCTACACACGTGGAGTTATAATTGTGGGATTCTGTCTACTTTCG AGTATTGGGCTTACATGGATGGTAGGATCAAAGCCATTGCTTTGGACCAATCTTATCACTGCTGTTCTAACGAGTGCTTATGCATTTAAT TTACCTTTGTTGAGATGGAAGAGATCTACAATTCTTACAATAATATCAAGTACAATTACACTGCTGACAACATTTAATTTAGGAGCTTTTCTCCACATGAAG ACCTTTGTACTAAAACAGGCAGCTGTTTATCCAAGATCTCTACTTCTTGGCTGTTTGGTCATGGGTTGTTTCTATTCAGTTATATCAGTATCAAAG GACTTAGCAGACGTTGAAGGAGACAAAGCATTGGGCCTCAAAACTTTGGCAATACGTTTGGGTGTTAAGAAG GTATTTTGGTTATGCATTTCACTTATTCAAATGGCTTATGGAGTTGCTATTACATTGGGAGCATTATCTCCTTCTCTATGGAGCAAAATTTTCACG gtTTTGGCACATGCCATCATGGTTTTGGTCGTTTGGAATCATGCCAGTTCTGTAGATTTATCAAATAAAGATTCGTTGCAGGCATTTCATATGTTTGTGTTTAAG CTTGTGTATGTGGAAAACATCCTCGTACTATTTGTACGATGA